The following DNA comes from Halobacillus litoralis.
TGAAATCCATTTATTCGGAAAGATTCTTGCGGTTGCAGATGTGTTTGATGCAGTAACAAGCAATCGTGTTTATCGAGACGCCATGTTACCACATGAAGGATTGGAAGTGCTTTATTCAGGTGTCGGTACTTTATTCGATAGAAAAATGGTAGAAGCATTTCGAAGGTGTATTGCTGTTTACCCGAATGGATTGACAGTCGGTTTAGATGATGGGCGCAAAGGAGTTGTTGTAAGGCAGCACCCACATTTATGTGATCGGCCCACAATCAGAGTCTGGGAGAACGCTGAGCCTGCTTATGATATGGATTTGTCTAAAGAATTAAATATTGTCATTACGAATTGTGATACAACTTCTTTAAGTTGATGCTTAATCCCCTTCTTTCCATCATATAGATAGGTGAGGAGGGTTGTTTTATGCCAAAAAAGAATGTGACATCAGGGTCCTCGATCGGAAGGCGGATCGTTATCAGTATTATATTTTTTGCCCTTTTCACCGCCTTAAGTCTCTGGTTCATCAACAGAGGAGTGACGCCTGCACTCGTGGAGATTGCTGAAACAAAAGCACAGCAACTTGCGAGGGATGCGATTAATGAAGCAGTAAGCAAAACCATTGCGGAAGATTTACAGTTCAATGATCTTGTGAAAATGGAAAAAGATGAAGAGGGCAATATTGTATATATGGGGTGGAATTCAGTCGTTGTAAACAGAGCATTGAGAGATACAACGATTCGTGTCCAAAATTTCCTTAAACGTATGGAGCTTGGGGAGCTTCCTATGGAAGACACTACTCTTGAGCCGAACATAGATCCTGATATGACTCAGGAAGAGTTGGGAGAACAACCAGCCACTCTTATTGAACTGCCAATCGGCGTTGCGACGAACAATAGCTTACTTGCTAACTTGGGGCCTACAGTTCCAGTCCAATTAAGAGTCATTGGGGATGTTCAATCAGAAGTGGATATTAAAATGACAGAGTACGGGATCAATGCAGCTTTATTTGAATTAACAATTCATTTTGAGGTGAATGTACGTATCGTCATTCCCTTTTCTACAGAAACAACAGTAGTGACAAACAATATTCCTATTGATCAAGCCACCGTTCTCGGTAAAGTGCCTAATTTCTATGGCGGGATGTCCGGAGAGGGTACTCCATCATTTTCCTATCCAATGGAGCCCTTGCAATAATATAAATCACTTGGTAAAATGGCTAAGAATTGAATATGCGTGACCTTATCAGATCGGTGAGGTAGAGGTGCAGACATCATCAGTAATCAATGGGAGTTTGACAAGCGGAGATCATTGAGGAAAGGGATTGTTTGCCGAAGTGTAGAGCAGTGAGTCAAGCTGTTAGACGCTGGTGTACATCTGAACAGGAGATACACTGTCATGCATGCTTTTGGGTGCATGGGGCGCTACTGATCGAAATGGAGGATAATCAAATTGCCGCAAAAAGGCAGTGGTAGGTTATTTTCTATCATTGTCTTTTTTTATTCCTCAATTTTAATCCACAGTAGCCTTCCAACTCCCGTTACATCATAAGATATACGGAGGGGAACAACATGGAAGGAACCATCTTTTCTTTAATTCCAGCAATATTGATGCTTGTCCTTGTTTTAGTCACAAGGAAGGTGATCCTATCCCTGGGGATAGGAATAATCGTAGGAGCATTCATGCTCACACAAATGGATATTGGATCAGGTATTGGTCTGATCTGGTCTATTTTTGCCAGCATTTTTGTAAGTGATGGCGCGTTGAATATGGGAAGTATCTACCTTTTGGCTTTTTTATTCTTATTAGGTATAATGACTGCTTTTATGACTGCTTC
Coding sequences within:
- the yunB gene encoding sporulation protein YunB; its protein translation is MPKKNVTSGSSIGRRIVISIIFFALFTALSLWFINRGVTPALVEIAETKAQQLARDAINEAVSKTIAEDLQFNDLVKMEKDEEGNIVYMGWNSVVVNRALRDTTIRVQNFLKRMELGELPMEDTTLEPNIDPDMTQEELGEQPATLIELPIGVATNNSLLANLGPTVPVQLRVIGDVQSEVDIKMTEYGINAALFELTIHFEVNVRIVIPFSTETTVVTNNIPIDQATVLGKVPNFYGGMSGEGTPSFSYPMEPLQ